The Fibrobacter sp. UWR2 region AGGTTTCAACGGGGGCGACCGTGGCGCGGTTCTGTGTCCGCGTCAAGATCCCGATAGTGCCGCTGGTGTCGGGGGAGGTCGTGTCCGGTAATGCCGCGCTTGCCGAAACCGCGATGGAGTCGGTGGACACGGTGAAGTTGTCGTAGCGTATAAAGCAGTCGTGGGTGGGGGCCCATTCGGCGCTGCTCCCGCCGTGGAATGTGGAGAGGTAGAACTTGTCGACTTTCACGGTGTCGTAGTCGCGGAGCCTAAGCGTATCCACATCTAGCACGAGTTCGCCGTCAAGCCAGGTCTGCACGCGGCCGTTCTTGTCGCCGTTGCCCGGTGCCGTTATGGTATTCATGCTTACCTTATTCACAATGCGGTGCCAGGTGCCGGTGGTGAACTGTTTTTGCGGAATGGTGCCGTTCAGGTCCCACTTGAAGTCGTCGCCGTATTCGGACTTTTGCCCCATGAAGTAGATGAGCTGCACGGCGTTGCCATCCTTGCGCCACATGATGCGCGCGCTCCAGCCGTCACCTGTAGGGGGCATGGCGTTGCCGGTGTAGCATTTGCCACCGCATAGGCCGGGGAGTTTGCCGCCCAGCTGGAATTCGAATCCGTCTTCGAAGAATATGTCGTAGGCGCTCCACATGGTGTCGGCGGTTTTCACGAGCGGCTGGATGATTTGCGCGGCGCAGGCGGGCGTGTCGTTGTCGTTCGGGCCCACGCAACCCTTGGGGTATTTGAGCTGCAGTACGTTGCCGTGTTCTTCGCCGTCATACACGACCTTGGAATTTTCGCCATTGTTCTTGTCCATGGCGTACCACCAGCTTTTGTCGTAGTTGTTGCGCTTGAAGTCTTCCTTGGCTTCTGCGTTGCCGTACACGCCGACTTCGCGGTTCTCGAAGTTCACGAACGAGACAGTGTCGGACGCTGTCTGTGCAAATGCGGCCGGGGCAAGCGTGATGGAGGCGGCCACCGTGACGGCGAACGCCGCTGCAGAAAGGATATACTGAATTTTTGCGCTCATGCCTTTAAAATAATCTTTTTTTGGGGGATTTTAATCTATCTTTTTGTGCATGGCCGATTCACTTGACGAAAAGCACATTCCGAACCCGCAACATGCCGATGCCGCGGACCGCGCTGCAGAGGCTCGCAAGGCCCGCATCAAGAAGATGCGCGGGTGGCTTTCTCCGCGCGATACTGTGGCCGACGACTTTGGCCCCGAAGACGCCGCCCTCTATTACGGCGAAGGGCATTCCGGCTGGAATAGGTAAGGATAATCCCGACGGCAGGTCGGAACAAAGCATTTTTTGTATATTTAGAATAGCCGGTCAGGTGGCCGGCCCCGTATTATAAGATCGTCTATCCGTTTTTGTCGCGGAGACGGTCTTTTTTTATGCGGTGAAATCGCACCGCAAAGGAGTACAGATGAAGGAATTCGATATGGTGGGGATGCGCACGATAGGCAATGTGGAACTGCTGCAGAAACCGCATGCGCGCATCGGTGTTTTCGCGTCGCGGCAGCTGGATAGCGTGGGGAGCATTGTCAAGGAGCAGTGGGCGGTGGCGAAGGGCCGGCAACGCAAGTGCATTGTCGGTACGTTCCATTCGCGCTCGGAATGCGAGATACTTTACCTCGTGTTGAAATATGGCGGTTCTGCCGTGTGGTTCATGGGATGCAAGCTACCGGATGCCCTGCCCGAATTTTGCAAGAAGGCCGTGAAGAGCGGGCGCCTGCTGATGGTGTCGTGCTTCAACCGCGAACGTCACAACCTCGCGACGGCAACGTTCTGCATGCACATGGTCGATCTCGTGTCAAGTTACCTCGTGTTCTGGGCGCTGGAAGGCAGCCGTATGCTCGGGCCCATTCACGCCCGCGCCGTCGCCCGCGGCAAGTGGGTGGAATGCTTTTGATTTTTTTGGTTTTTAAACCGCGCGGCCCTGTAAATGGCCCTGTAAATGGCCCTCTAAATCAGGTAAGTTTTTTCCACTTGAAAAACAGGGCCTTTATTTTCTGGGCGTAGAGCCTGGTCTCTTCTGGATTCACGAAGAATGTCGCGGCGCAAACCACGTTGAACGAGCTAAAAATCATGCCGAGAACCGCATCCCATACATAATATGTGCCGAACATGTTTTCGCGGACATAATCCCAGGTGCTCCATGAAATATAGACGAACGCTATTATGGAATAGATTTTCAAGACTAACGTGTTCTTCTTGACGAGGGCGAATGTTCCCACTGCGATGGGAATGAGGATCATGAAGATGATGTCTGCGGAGAGAGAAAAATTCAATATCGTTTTGATTAGGTTGTTTGCAGCATTGACCAAAAAGTATGCGGTGCAGAACCGGAGCAGGCCCATGTTGATTTTTTGATCGGTATCCATGGCCTCTTTTTTTGACGATGTGATAAAAAATGCGGCAATATAGACGACTAGAGACGGATTCACGAAAATGTTGGTGAGCGCTTCAAGGAGGTTGTGGTATCCCATGCCTAAAGGTAAAAGATATTTGTAGAAGTGAACTGCATAAAAAATTGCGCCAATAGGAATCATGATTATTGCAACAACCGCAAAGATTTTTAAAAGTCGCGGACTCTTTTTTACGAGCGCGATTGCCACTGCAATAATGCAAATACTACTTAATAGAATTTGTGGTCCATAATTGGAAAAGAACGGCTCTTCTGCTTCTAGAGTGAACGATTGCAGCAGTATTCCTGCGATGTTCTTCAATCCATTCGCAATCAACATAATGGCGCAAATTCTGAGCAAGGCAAGGTTCATCATATTATACAAGATAATAAAAATCCCCGCGCATATTAAATTGCACGGGGGTGTTCTTTAGATCCCCGCTCGGGGGCGGGGATGACAAGTGGGAGCGCGACTCTCGCGATTAGTACCTGTAATGATCCGCTTTGTACGGGCCTTCGACCGGCACGCCGATGTAGTCGGCCTGGGCCTGCGTGAGGCGGGTGAGGTGAACGCCGAGCTTTTCGAGGTGGAGGCGTGCGACCTTTTCGTCGAGGATCTTCGGGAGCGTATAGACGACGCCGCTTTCGTACTTGATGCCGGCGACGGTCTGCTTGCCCTGTGCATTGAGCCAGAGGTCAATCTGCGCGATAGTCTGGTTCGTGAAGCTTGCACTCATTACGAAGCTCGGGTGACCGGTAGCGCAGCCGAGGTTCAGCAGGCGGCCTTCGGCGAGCACGAGGATGCTGTGGCCGTCGGGGAAAATCCATTCGTCGTACTGCGGCTTGATTTCGTTCCTCTTGATGTCCGGAATCTTCTTGAGGCCGGCCATGTCGATTTCGTTGTCGAAGTGGCCGATGTTACCGACGATGGCGCGGTGCTTCATCTTGCTCATCTGCGCGGCAGAGATGATGCCGGTGTTGCCGGTGGTGGTCACGAAGATGTCGGCGTAGCTAACGACTTCGTCGAGGGTCTTGACTTCGTAGCCTTCCATGGCGGCCTGGAGTGCGCAAATCGGGTCGATTTCGGTGATGATCACGCGGGCGCCCTGACCGCGGAGGGACTGTGCGCAGCCCTTACCCACGTCGCCGTAGCCGCACACGACTGCAATCTTGCCTGCCATCATCACGTCGGTGGCGCGGTTGATGCCGTCGATGAGGGAGTGGCGGCAGCCGTAGAGGTTGTCGAACTTGGACTTCGTGACGGAATCGTTCACGTTGATTGCCGGGAACTTGAGGCGGCCGGCCTGGGCCATCTGGTAAAGGCGATGCACGCCGGTGGTGGTTTCTTCGGAAACGCCGCGGAGAGCTTCACGGGCGCGGGTCCACTGCTTCGGATCCTTCTCGAAAATCTTCTTGCAGGTGGCGAGGAACACGCCCCATTCTTCGCTGTCGGTTTCCGGATTGAATTCGGGCACCTTGCCGGCGTCTTCGAATTCGGCGCCGCAGGTCACGAGCATGGTAGCGTCGCCGCCGTCATCCACGATGAGGTCGGCAGTCTTGCCGTCGGGCCACACGAGGGCGCGGGCGGTGTTTTCCCAGTAGTCTTCCAAGGATTCGCCCTTCCAGGCGAACACG contains the following coding sequences:
- a CDS encoding polysaccharide lyase, translating into MSAKIQYILSAAAFAVTVAASITLAPAAFAQTASDTVSFVNFENREVGVYGNAEAKEDFKRNNYDKSWWYAMDKNNGENSKVVYDGEEHGNVLQLKYPKGCVGPNDNDTPACAAQIIQPLVKTADTMWSAYDIFFEDGFEFQLGGKLPGLCGGKCYTGNAMPPTGDGWSARIMWRKDGNAVQLIYFMGQKSEYGDDFKWDLNGTIPQKQFTTGTWHRIVNKVSMNTITAPGNGDKNGRVQTWLDGELVLDVDTLRLRDYDTVKVDKFYLSTFHGGSSAEWAPTHDCFIRYDNFTVSTDSIAVSASAALPDTTSPDTSGTIGILTRTQNRATVAPVETYRIDGTLVGRKNTRPDATTHQLKNGKKVKVVR
- the ahcY gene encoding adenosylhomocysteinase gives rise to the protein MEYKIKDINLAIEGRKELDLAETEMPGLMALRKEYAGKKPLAGARIMGSLHMTVQTAILIETLVDLGADVRWVSCNIFSTQDNAAAAVVVGKKGTVENPQGVPVFAWKGESLEDYWENTARALVWPDGKTADLIVDDGGDATMLVTCGAEFEDAGKVPEFNPETDSEEWGVFLATCKKIFEKDPKQWTRAREALRGVSEETTTGVHRLYQMAQAGRLKFPAINVNDSVTKSKFDNLYGCRHSLIDGINRATDVMMAGKIAVVCGYGDVGKGCAQSLRGQGARVIITEIDPICALQAAMEGYEVKTLDEVVSYADIFVTTTGNTGIISAAQMSKMKHRAIVGNIGHFDNEIDMAGLKKIPDIKRNEIKPQYDEWIFPDGHSILVLAEGRLLNLGCATGHPSFVMSASFTNQTIAQIDLWLNAQGKQTVAGIKYESGVVYTLPKILDEKVARLHLEKLGVHLTRLTQAQADYIGVPVEGPYKADHYRY